Genomic segment of Oscillatoria salina IIICB1:
GGTGCGATCGCTTTGAACTTCTGTTTTTACTGGGGAATCAGTATTGGCTGCTACATCTCCAGCATTATTATTCAACACCACAGACACCACCAAAAGCAAACCAAAAACCGCGATCGCCGCCAAGCTAATTAAAATCGGTTTCATAATTTTATCCTGTAGTTACTTAACGCCAAAGCTTATTTTCCAAATCTCGTACTTGACGTTCCAGACGATCTATGCGTCCCCGTAACTCATCCATTTCCGACTGACGAGGAACACCCAAATCTTGTAACAAATGGCGCAATTGTCGTTCCATCTGCCCTTCGATATTACCGCGATCGGTGTTAATTTTCTCCATCACCTCATCAACCATCGCCTTAGCTTGGTCGGGATTAACTTTACCATCTCGCACCAACTGTTCGCTAGCTTCGCGCAACTTCTCAGTTACCAAAGAGGTTGTCCCAATACCAACCATAAATAACTGTTGAATCCAATTTTCATTATTCATAGTTCAATTACCTATTTAATTATTATCCTAGGAACGCACCAAAATGAACGCCCTCACAGAGGTTAAAAATGTG
This window contains:
- a CDS encoding phasin family protein, producing MNNENWIQQLFMVGIGTTSLVTEKLREASEQLVRDGKVNPDQAKAMVDEVMEKINTDRGNIEGQMERQLRHLLQDLGVPRQSEMDELRGRIDRLERQVRDLENKLWR